From the genome of Oncorhynchus masou masou isolate Uvic2021 chromosome 15, UVic_Omas_1.1, whole genome shotgun sequence:
tcctcagagaCAGATGGGCACTGGGGTAGGAAGGGTAAGGTGATACGTTTATAAGTAAGAAGCAATTGACTTCAATGGCACACAGAGTTGGACACACTGCTCGCCTTTCAAAGTGTGAGACAGAAGGAGCCCCCGGCCCACACTATAGCTCTACACAGCTCCAACTCTGCGGTATGTCCAACGGCCTCCTAGCTCCACAGCTCTTGTTCTTGTTCTATGGTATGTCCGACACAGCACAAGGCACAGATCCTATGGCACTAACTTTGCTGAGTAGACGCCTGGAGACCAGCCATTTTTCTCTTATAATAACCCCAGCCCcctcccaaaacacacacacacactaaatggaGAACTGAgcacctccaccccctccagtttctcctcctccctcctctccgtcctTTCTAAATTGTTCTCTCAATATCTCGCTCTCGCCCTGATTTCTTGCTCTAGTTCACAAGTCTCAGCAGTGTAATATgagaatgtctctctctgttccctttgCTCTCATGTACCCTTGTGTTTAACTTGGTTCCCCCCTTTTCTTCTCCCCCCCTTGACGTTCCAGTTGCAGAGATggcgatgaacagcattctcaacgCTGCCGATATCAAGAAAGCCCTAGACGCATTCGCAGGTGACCAAACGCCTTTTACTCCAATTTATTTTCTTACATCACATTTAGGAACAGTTTCCCAGACATCCATTAAACCTAGTCCAGGACTAAGAAGCATTCTCAATGAAGATTCTCCATTGAACGTTTTCCTGTTGttgtccaggactaggcttaatctgtgtatGGGAAACCATCCCATAATGTGTAAACAAGAAAATACTGAATAGAGGCAAAATAAATGGCTTATTATACTTAGTTAAGGTCTAATTAATTTATTGTATTGCACGTTAGTGGCCAATATGTGTTCTCTATACTAAAGTGTTAACAAGAGGAGCTCCTTGGTCAAACATACACATTGtacgtgtcccaaatggcaccttattccctatagtgcCCTCCTTTATAGGAAGTAGGATGCCATTTTGGATCAACAtatttttacataattatgataCTGTAATAGCACATCATATCTGACATAATTATTGGTTTTGTGTAACACATCTGCCAGAAGATGCCAGCTAGTCCTGGTGTTGGCACAGTCCTCTAACCTATAGAATTGATATGACCACTGGCACAACAGAatccacacacgcacatacactcaGACAAACGTTGTATCATCGTGTAACAACAGTAATTTCTTAATGATTGTTTAGCATTAACGTTTAGCCTCTGGAGTGCTGTGTCCAGGCAGCTcatgtattgttttgttttttgttcgaTGTGCGACTGGTCAGGTCCTCCAATATTTATTTTCAATCCCatgctgtttttgtttttttgtgtgagtgtgtgcgtgtgcaagcatccgtgcgtgcgtgcgtgcctgtctcaaatcaaatcaaagtttatttgacacgtgcgccgaatacaacaggtgtagtagaccttagtgaaattcttacttacaggctctaacaaaTTGTgcaaaaaaaggtgttaggtgaacagtaggtaagtaaagaaataaaataacagtaaaaagacaggctatatacagtagagaggctataaaatagtgaggctacatacagacgctGGTTAATccggctgattgaggtagtatgtacatgtagatatggttaaaaagtgactatgcatatatgatggacagagtagcagtagagtaaaagaggggttggcgggtggtgggacacaatgcagatagcccggttagccaatgtgcgggagcactggttggttagcccaattgaggtagtatgtacatgaatgtatagttaaagtgacttaTGCATATATGATACACAGAGAGTAGCCGCACCGTAAAAAGAGGGTTTGGGGGGgccacacaatgcaaatagtccgggtagccatttgattacctgttcaggagtcttatggcttgggggtcaaaactgttgagaagcctttttgtcctagacttggcactccggtaccacttgccatgcggtctgtctgcgtgcatgcgtgcctgtcgcgtgtgtgcatatgtatgtgtgtgcctgcctcCATTTGTGtctgtactctgtgtgtgtgtgcgcgcacatgcGTGTGTGTTCACTAAACTGTGTGTGTATTATGCCGTGCAGCGGCTGACTCGTTTGACCATAAGAAGTTCTTTGAGATGGTGGGTCTGAAGGCCAAGTCAGCTGAGGATGTGAAGAAAGCCTTCCTGGTGCTGGACGCTGATGCCAGCGGatttatagaggaggaggagctcaagtaagagacacacacaaccagaaagacacagacagagagacacacacacaccgacacttTGACTAACTACACCTTCATTTATTAAATAATATACAGTGCGTGGTGACTATCCAGTGACCACGTGGACATGCATCCACATCCCATatccaaacaaacaaacactcacGTTTAATCGTTTAGGCACCAGAGCATTCCTAGTTGTTGTACTGTCTCTATTCAAATCTCTCTGCCATCCTCCTGTTGTCCATAGGTTCGTACTGAAGGGATTTGCCTCAGACGGCAGGGACCTGACTGACAAAGAAACCAAAGCGTTCTTAAACGAAGCCGACAAGGACGGAGACGGCATGATCGGCATCGACGGTAAGTCTCTGACCGACGGACACATATACTCACCTGTGTCATCATAGTGTCATCCAATTTTCCACAGACTCCCCAGAGTGCTCTAACCTCTTGTCTCTCCTTGATCTCTTTCAGAGTTCGTTGCCCTGGTGCACGAGTAATAGACACATCCCTAGACCGACTAGCGCTCCACCACCCGGCCCCCGAtattccctctctcccagtctgcagcccccccccctccaccccccacctcaTCCCTCCACCTGCCCTCACTGACACCCAGCTCTCTCCCACTCAAGcgcactactactactgcactgGAGGAATGGAGTCGTGGCTCCCGCCCCCCACCCCGCTAACTtacccctctccaccactcccacccacaacctatttatttttttcctTTTTATACAAAACGTATGTGTTTCTGTTGATGTATAGTTATCAGACCGCCTGGAAGGCCAATAACCTCAAGTTAAAATAATAATGTAGATATTTCATAATGAGAGAAAGTCATTTTACTTCACCCCCCTTTTACTCTGCCCCGCTTCCCCCACTCTTTATCTGTCCATCTCTATTTCAACTTTCTGGCACtgctcctttcctttcctcccctctctcctttggtAATGAGCTGTTGTAAAAACACACCAAAAGATGAAGCTGTGAACGAACAAactaaaataaatgtaaaaaatgccTCAAGAACAACAGACTCACTCTGAATGCTTCCTCTGTTTGTCTCCTTCTCTTCTCAGATTGGTATTGCTGagtgattagtgctttttgaggttggtTCAGTTTTGGTTTGATTACAAAAAAGTAAATCAAGGTTTTCGATTTCGGTTTCAATAATATATTTAGcctgttactgcagtgggctaaatcagagtcacacagagtgttggttaaacaaatctactttgaaacacaAGTATACCCCTCATTCACATgtttatgggcttaaaaaaacaagacacctgtaccatgtcagatataggaGTTGAAATGTGTTCAATTTTGAGTTTGCTTCCCAATATTACATCAGACGATAGAAATATagcaaaaccgtttgacatagatTTTCGGCAGCTTCTTAAAAAGGATGTTAATTAATTGTGAAATTATAAAAactattaataacattccaccagaGGCCACTAGATGGGCAATTTTTGTCCTTTGACTGCAGGGATGGGGTACACATTAAATACATTACgaaataaaaacaatttaaatgATTTTAAAGCTTTTTAATGGAAATTAAAAACCAAAAATAGTGAACATTATACTGTCAAAACATTTCAAATATTCCATTGTCTCTGTCAAGGTTCACATTGGGTAGATATCCATTGAAAAGTAGAAAATTACTATCATAATGATAACATATTTCAGTTGTGTACATTACTTCATTTTTATCTGATGTCTTTATCATTTTTCATTCCTTAaggtcatcatctcatctctgctcaAGTAGTAGCAGTCAGCCCGACCGACCATCTAACGTTACAGTATTTCTGTGCTTCATATAccgtactgtctttagtcatcctatttagctaggctagcctGTCTAATAATCTTGCAGAGCAGtctgttaaaaaacaaacatttttactAGCTCTTCAAACAAGGTAAGGCATACTTTCACAAATTGTCTCCGTCCCTCTCATCGTTGTGTTCTGAACATTCCTATCATGCGGTCTatttggtctgtgtgtgtctaatcTAACATCCAAGCCGGGAAGTACAgtcgcaatggattatggtcattgaaGTTAATCACCAAATTTCTGTGCTGAATTAGGTTTAATTATTGGCTTAAATACTACAGCCAAGCATCCCACATAGTTCTTGACTTGATTTTGCTCGTGAATTATTGGATTTCTCTCTACAGAAACACAAAAAGAGAAgaactaaatggaattcaaataaatgAACCGATGTCGGTTAATTGGTTGTTCAATACATTtcagttaatcgctcagcactaccgATTGGCCCTCAATAACTAGAAAATAAATGTGTAAAATATCAACAGCAACTAAAAAACAGAATCAGAGGATGTATTTCTGTCTGATTAAAGGAATTGGAAACAATGTGAAAAGCAGCTACCATTTTTATTTTAGCAGTAAAGTCAAAAGTCATTGTTTTGTTGGAGCTATTACATTAGCTCAACACTCTCACATGTCAGCAATTTACATAGCTGAGTACACACTAAGGGTCATTTAGGTTAAGTATCCCCATTGGTGGATTAGAATTGACAAACCCAGGTCCTTCCCTAGAGTAGTAGGCCACCCTACTGCCTGCATgagcaaaaaaaacacacaaatctcATTGTACATTTACTAACGGCACTGGACCAAACAGCACTGTTAAGTTAAGCACTAAAACTCACTTGTCATAACAATCTACCTGCATGGCATTCCTAAGAGAAAGATTAGCTCACTGTGGTTCACTGTAGTTTAGCATCAAAGTGAAGTATTGGTTTAAATTGGCATATTGTTACTGTACAAGCAAAACTAAACAAGTGCTACTTGAAGAAAACAATGCAAAAGGCTTTGATAAAAACAACTACTTCTACCACGATATTTCCTGTACctgacatgtacagttgaagtcggaagtttacatacaccttagccaaatacacttaaactcagtttttcacaattcctgacattgaatcttgtaaaaattccctgtcagttaggatcaccactttattatgAGAATgagaaatgtcaaaataatagtagagagaaggatttcagctttcatttctttcatcacattcccagtcggtcagaagtttacatacactcaattagtacttggtagcattgcctttaaatggttaacttgggtaaaacgtttcgggcagccttccacaagtttcccacaataacttgggtgaattttggtccattcctcctgacagagctggtgtaacggaatcaggtttataggcctccttgctcacacatgctttttcagttctgcccacaaattttctataggattgaggtcaggcctttgtgatggccactccaataccttgactttttgcCCGTAACTACTCTTACCACTTGGGAGCCGGCCCGTCAGGAagaccaggacccagttgcagagggaggtgtttagtcagtcccggggtccttagcttattgatgatcTGTAAGCCATtctgccacaaatttggaagtatgcttgaggtcattgtccatttggaagacccatttgcgaccaagctttaacttcctgactgatgtcttgcgatgttgcttcaatatatctacataattttcctacctcatgatgccatctattttgtgaagtgcaccagtccctactgcagtgaagcacccctacaacataatgctgccacccccgtgcttcacggttgggatggtgtttttcatcttgtaagcctccccctatttcctccaaacataacaatggtcattatggccaaacagctctattttttTTCAtcggacatttctccaaaaagtatgatctttgtccccatgtgcagatgcaaaccgttgtctggcttttttatggcagttttggagcagtggcttcttccttgctgcgcggcctttcaggttatataggacttgttttactttggatatagatacttttgtacctgtttcctccagcatcgtcacaaggtcctttgctgttgttctgggattgatttacacttttcccaccaaattacgttcatctctaggagacagaatgcatctccttcctgagcggtatgacggctgcgtggtcccatggtgtttatacttgcttactattctttgtacagatgaacgtggtaccttcaggcatttggaaattgctcgcaaggatgaaccagacatgtggaggtctataatttttttatgaggtcttggctgatttcttttgatttcccatgatgtcaagcaaagaggcactgattttgaaactaggccttgaaatacatccacacctccaattgactcaaattatgtcaattagcctatcagaagcttctaaagccatgacattattttctgtaatgttccaagctgtttaaaggcacagtcttcttagtgtatgtaaacttctgacccactggaattgtgataataaatgataagttaaataatctgtctgtaaacaattgttggaataagtacttgtgtcatgcacaaagtagatgtcctaaccaacttgccaaaactatagtttgttaacaagaaatttgtggagtggttgaaaaacaagttttaataactccaacataagtgtatgtaaacttctgacttcaaatgtatatgAAGTCAGAAAATATTCCTTTATCGCTGTAGTCATCTGATAAACTCCatcatattttttaaataaccaaCTGTACAAGGTTGGTATTAGGGGCTGCTTTGAGAAAGTGTGGGGCAGTTTTAAGACAGTTTTCAACAGTTTGGGAGGATTTGGGGCAGTTTTAGGGCATCAACCATAAAACCTCTGCTGCATTTGCATGACTACATTTCAGACACCTGCCAGATCTCACAACGCCTGGATAAGTATGAATTTAACATATCAGTGAATCATATGATATAGCAGTCGACTGCACAGTTGATAATGCGGAATGAAACCATTTGTTGGTGCAATGTAATGACTGAAATGTAGTCAAACTGGTACGCGCCCAATACCTCCCAAGGGCGTGACCTCTTCACCGACGGAGCCGTGGAGCAGATCTGTCATCGGTGGACGTGGGCTTCAGCTTGACAGTGGCGAAAGGGTTGGTGCCCCTATACAACAAAGACAGTGAGAGAACAGAGATATGGTAGCTCACGCATGATGTTTTGACGAGCCTGAAAGAAAACCGAAACTCACACATAGTTTGTTAACCAGCATAAACAGTCCAGAATGACGATTTCCCATGAAATAATCAAGTTGTCATTTATTTGGATGAACAGTGTACAGCAGCACTAACCCAACGCACACGGCGCCTCTCCAAAACTAACTGACCAAGCATGGCCCAGCATTATCACATACAGTAACTCATTTGCATAACATTGTGTGATATGCTGAGAGACATTTGAATGTGTACGCAGATTACAATATCCCCAACAAGCTcccacagtctcactgcagaattagacATTTTTCCACATTCACCAAATGTCCAATTCTGAAGTTGCTCCAAATGTTTTTGACACCCTGGGTTGACTCCTGCTGCTCTGTATCGTTCCATTTCTCAAAACGTCAAATTTCAGGGATGCGTTTAGCCACTCATTccaaaggttaaggtaagggttaaggtttgggatagggctAAAACATTACgtttaggcactcattctgaatggttaaagCGGGGGGGAAAAAAGAAGAAgcaattgctacatccatttttggacttatacaTTTATGacatgtacccattgattcttgaagaatagaaCTTAGAAATGCCTCAGAAGCTTAGTTCAAGTGTCGTACCCCAATAGAACTTAAAATATCAGCTTGTTTTGCTCAACATTTGTAAACAAAGAAAATGTTAACATGGTTTAAACCCtctcattttgatatcatggatggtcagtctttgTATCCATATTTCGCCTATGAATTCGAGAGTGattgcatttctccagccccaatCCTCAGCTTTTTAACAAACCAGTGGCAGGGAgtccgctttgttattgtttctactgctgattgctgctttaaggtaagggttaaggttttggataggttatatacagtgccttcggaaagtatacagaccccttgactttttccacattttgttacattacgtTAATCCATACTCtagaatggattaaataaataaaaacatactcggaaatctatacacaataccccataatgacaaagcaaaactggTTTTaagaaattcaattgattggacatgacttggaaaggcatacacctgtctacataaggtcccacagttgacagtgcatgtcagagcaaaaaccaagccatgaggtcaaaagaaTTGTCCTTAGAgagccgagacaggattgtgtcgaggcacagatctggggaagggtaccaaaacatttctgcagcattgaggtcccaagaacacagtggcctccatcattcttaagtcgaagaagtttggaacaaccaagactcttcctagagctggccgcccggccaaactgagcaatcgggggagaagggccttggtcagggaggtgacccgatggtcactctgacagagctctagagttcttctgtggagatgggataaccttacagaaggacaaccatctctgcagcattaaATCAaacaggcatttatggtagagtggccagacggaagccactcctcagtaaaaggcacatgacagcccgcttgcaatttgccaaacggcacctaatgactctcagaccatgagaaacacgattttctggtctgatgaaaccaagattgaactttgtcacgtctggaggaatcctggcatcatccctacggtgaagcatggtggtggcagcagcagggAGTGGGAGAGTAGTCAgggtcgaggcaaagatgaatggagcaaagtacagagagatccttgatgaaaacccgcTCCGGAGATTAGACTGGGGcagagattcaccttccaacaggacaaccctAAGCAggacgatcctaagcacacaacaggacgaccctaagcacatagccaagtcaacgcaggagtggtttcgggacaagtctctaaatgtccttgagtggcccagccagagcccggacttaacccagatcgaacatctctggagagacctgaaaatagctgtgcagcaacaatccccattcaacctgacatagcttaagaggatctgcagagaagaatgggaaaagctccccaaatacagatgtgccaagcttgtagcatcatacccaagaagactcaaggctgtaattgctgccaaaggtgcttcaacaaagtactgagtaaagggtctgaatatttatataAGTTTAATTTGtccgtttatttttattttttattagcaaaaatgttttaaaaaaaatgtttttgtattttcattatgggtattgtgtgtagattgaagagggaaaaaacaatttaatcaatcttagaataaggctataacctaacaaaatgtggaaaaagttaaggggtctgaatactttccgaaggtactCTGTATAAAAAAAACAGTGTCCGCAACTGGGATCGAACACACAACCTTCTGACCCAGAATCATGGGATTACACCCAGGCACCACGccctagcaaaacccaagcctacttgatggtaatagcgttcactgttgcccctagttgCCAGTTTTGATGGCATTTCCCTCGGGACATGGATAAACATCCAATTTCGACATCAATCTTGGACGATCTCTCTAGATATCACTTCTTAGTAATGAATAAACACAAATAGGACTGATGAGAACTGCAATGGCTGTTCCTTACTTTGGAAAGAGGTTTGGCCCAGGTCCACCATGATGCTCTCCTCTCTGCAGGAGGAGGAAAGAACACAACTTTAAAAGGTGTCTTTTCCAACCCATGCAAACATGTTTACATATAGAGCTGTAACccagagaggggggcagagcaTCTACGGGTGTGCAATCCACACCATGCAAAGATCCAAcaccatgcaaacacacacactcctcaccccCCTACACTGTCAGCAGCTGGAGCTTCCCCCCTGCATCCACCAGAAGGAGGGCTGTGGCGTCATAGAGAACAGCACATTGCCACAGTGCCCCTGCTGGCCGGAGGACAAACATGCCGCCGATTTTAAATACTAATTTTCATTAAACCTTTTCTGCTTTAACTCCATTCTAACTAGCTTTGAATGACTTTCACTCAGAGACTTTCCTCAGACTATCATGTTAACAATAACAAACCAACATTGATTTGTTAGAAACACCACGTTAGTGTCGTACAGCAGGCTCACCATAGCGTAAACAGTGTAAAGACTAGATTTTAAGAACTTCATGGCCAAAATCGATCCTCAGTGATCATTACCTTATTGTCAGAGTGAGACTCCGCCCTTCTATCCATGCTGGGTGTGATTGGAcgcatctctgtctgtctattgggtGGAGGCGGCGGGGGCGGGGGTCTACCGTGGCGGCTGCCTCCTGATTGGCCCAGCAGGTTGTCCATACTGTGGGCGCTCCTAAGGGTGGAGCTACTGAAGGGTCAAAGGTCACCAAAAGTCAAAACAGCATTAGCAACTATCACTTAAAGGGATAATTTACCCAAATTTCCCCTCAAGGGAAATTATTATTTGCTTATTTGCTtgaactgtccctttaagagCTAGTGGATCACCTGGAGCCAGTTGATCTAGGGGCCTCCTCCAGTGTCCCCACATAGGCAGCTGGGAACCAGCCCTGGCTGTGGGGGAAAGCAGAGAAGAGATACATTTCTATGAGTTTCTATGAAGGACAGAGAGCTATGGCATGCTGGCATTCAGCACATGTCATAAGCAAGTAGgctaaataatatatatattaaaattaTATTTTACATTTTCTGGTTCATATCCCAAAGACTACAGTATCAAGTGGAGTATCTCTTGAACAGATTTAAGTTTTCCTTATATAATGTTCTGTGAGGGCAggagcatctctctctacctccccctccctcaccgtGAGCTGCCCTCTGCCCGGCCGTAGAGCCAGCCGTTACGGGGCTCCTGCACCAGCACGCTCACCACCTCCCCCCGGGAGAAGGGCAGCAGGGTGGGGTTGCTGGAGTTAGCAGGGTGGGATACCAGAGCTCTCATaggtctccctcctccacctccacccagaCCTAGGGACTCGCCAATTGAGCTGGAGCGGGAACGGATGTTCTGGGGTGAtgggcctgggggggggggggcggacgGACATGGATGTGTGAACATCAGAGGGCCAGAAAGGCAAGTCATAGGAGAGGAAAAACACCTGAACACCATGGGTATGGCATGTACATAATAGTTATCCAGATAGACTTAacctgttttagcatggacattgccattgatGGCTTCCACCAAAGTAGTCAACTGGGCACGAAGATGAGTACTCTAACTAACACTATAGGTTTGGTATACTGTAgtgcagatatacagtatatcatgccCCCACCTCTGGAGGGCACTCTTCCCAGAGGCTGCTCCTCTTTGCCTGACCATTggctccccctgtcctcctccctcattcTGGAAGTGTTGTCCTGGTCCAGGTGAGAGGGGTTCCGGGATCCAGGTCGTCTGGTGGCGTTGACCTGGTCTCTCCATCCATCAGCTATCTGCTGTAGGCCTCCCCCTGCCCCTGTCTGGCTcatcgaacacacacacattgcattaCTTTCATTCACCTTGTTTATTCATTGGCTTTCATCTAGGTCAGGGaactcactctcttctctcttacTTACCACTCTcactcaaaaaaaataaaaacagaaagcaACACACTGGGTGGAGCCTCTACTTATTCATTCCCTTCAAATCCACAAATTGGAGATTTGGAAAAGGCCAGGAGCAGGTGGTCATATTGCAAACCAGCCACGGTTCTTTCTATGATGAATGTGGTTTATGGGtcgtcctctgtagctcagttggtagagcatggcacttgcaatgccaggatagtgggtttgctTCCCGGGACCatccatatgtaaaatgtatgcatctCTGACTGTAAGTCggtttggataaaagtgtctgctaaatggtgtATATTATTGAGTGTGTATGATTAAATTAGACTGTAGTACAATGAACTAAGCTACACTACCTTGTTCATGAGGTAGATGATGGACTGAGTGAGACCACAGTGTTTCTCAGCCAGGAAACGGTATCGCCTTTCTTCCTCCATCAGAGCCTCGTGCTGACTCTCCCTCAGGAAGTGAATGTACTCATCCTGTGAGCACACATGCAATGTGTAAATATAGAACTTCCTCTGACACAGACATGCACTGTGTAAATACTTTTTATTTTACTCATACTCtttatctgacacacacacacacacacacacacacacacacacacacacacacacacacacacacacacacacacacacacacaccagtggaggctgttgagggaggacagctcataataatgggcagaactgagcaaatggaatggcatcaaacacatggaaaccatgtgtttgataccattccacctgtTACGCTcaagccattaccatgagcccgtcctccccaattaagatgccaccaacttcctctctctcacacacacacacacacacacacacacacctggtgagcccctctcctcagctgcCTCTCCAAAGATATGGCCTGGCTCTGTACCTCCATCTCATATCGCCTCCTGCTGCCCTGGAGGACACATTACATCAATGCCAGATACattttacactgagtgtacaaaacattaggaacaccagctCTTTACATTacatagactgatcaggtgaatccaggtgaaagctatgatcccttattgatctcacctgttaaatacacttcaatcagacaggttaaagaaggatttttaagccttaaaAAAGTTGAGAGCTGGATTACGTATCTGTGCCATTTAAGTGCCCTTGCCAgacgcaccagtttgagtgtgtcaataactgcaacgctgctgggtttttcacgctcaacagtttcccgcatcaagaatggtccaccacccaaaggacatctgtgggaagcattggagtcaacatgggccagcatccctgtggaatgctttccatGCTCCCAacaaattgagtctgttctgagggctaAAGGGGGTacaattcaatattaggaaggagttcctaatgttttgtacactcagtgtatacataATAACACCACCATAGTCTTTATGTAAAAGTATCAGTAAGGATCAAACAGGAATGGTCCGGGCACTGCCCACTACTTCTGTACTACTTTTGTACATTCG
Proteins encoded in this window:
- the LOC135555870 gene encoding parvalbumin-7-like — translated: MAMNSILNAADIKKALDAFAAADSFDHKKFFEMVGLKAKSAEDVKKAFLVLDADASGFIEEEELKFVLKGFASDGRDLTDKETKAFLNEADKDGDGMIGIDEFVALVHE
- the LOC135555869 gene encoding brain-specific angiogenesis inhibitor 1-associated protein 2-like protein 2 isoform X1; the encoded protein is MSGQNSDQLHRSTLGIYASLMDQFNPSLQKLVSLGNSYMQAFQALAVTSEAYFSTLAKIGEQAFHTISSRSIGDVLIQISENQKRLTTELEGIFRWFHTEVLQEMNNNVRLDKDYIAGSRRRYEMEVQSQAISLERQLRRGAHQDEYIHFLRESQHEALMEEERRYRFLAEKHCGLTQSIIYLMNKTGAGGGLQQIADGWRDQVNATRRPGSRNPSHLDQDNTSRMREEDRGSQWSGKEEQPLGRVPSRGPSPQNIRSRSSSIGESLGLGGGGGGRPMRALVSHPANSSNPTLLPFSRGEVVSVLVQEPRNGWLYGRAEGSSRQGWFPAAYVGTLEEAPRSTGSSSSTLRSAHSMDNLLGQSGGSRHGRPPPPPPPPNRQTEMRPITPSMDRRAESHSDNKRGEHHGGPGPNLFPKGTNPFATVKLKPTSTDDRSAPRLRR
- the LOC135555869 gene encoding brain-specific angiogenesis inhibitor 1-associated protein 2-like protein 2 isoform X2, encoding MSGQNSDQLHRSTLGIYASLMDQFNPSLQKLVSLGNSYMQAFQALAVTSEAYFSTLAKIGEQAFHTISSRSIGDVLIQISENQKRLTTELEGIFRWFHTEVLQEMNNNVRLDKDYIAGSRRRYEMEVQSQAISLERQLRRGAHQDEYIHFLRESQHEALMEEERRYRFLAEKHCGLTQSIIYLMNKTGAGGGLQQIADGWRDQVNATRRPGSRNPSHLDQDNTSRMREEDRGSQWSGKEEQPLGRVPSRGPSPQNIRSRSSSIGESLGLGGGGGGRPMRALVSHPANSSNPTLLPFSRGEVVSVLVQEPRNGWLYGRAEGSSRQGWFPAAYVGTLEEAPRSTGSSSTLRSAHSMDNLLGQSGGSRHGRPPPPPPPPNRQTEMRPITPSMDRRAESHSDNKRGEHHGGPGPNLFPKGTNPFATVKLKPTSTDDRSAPRLRR